A genome region from Penicillium psychrofluorescens genome assembly, chromosome: 3 includes the following:
- a CDS encoding uncharacterized protein (ID:PFLUO_004732-T1.cds;~source:funannotate) — translation MSDTKEFTLEEVTQHNTKKDLFLVIHDKVYDCGSFVDEHPGGEEVLLDVAGQDGTEAFEDVGHSDEAREILDGLLVGTVKRMPGDPAPRAPAKSAPAAASSSSGGFGVGLYAVILVGGAVAYAAYNYMQAQQSQQ, via the exons ATGTCTGACACCAAGGAATTTACCCTCGAGGAGGTGACCCAGCATAACACCAAGAAGGACCTGTTCCTGGTCATCCACGACAAGGTCTACGACTGTGGCAGCTTCGTTGACGAGCACCC cggtggtgaggaggtCCTCCTCGACGTTGCGGGCCAAGACGGCACCGAGGCCTTCGAGGACGTCGGCCATTCCGACGAGGCGCgggagatcctcgacggccTGCTCGTCGGCACCGTCAAGCGCATG CCCGGTGACCCCGCGCCCCGCGCCCCCGCGAAGAGTGCCCCGGCCGCCgcctcttcgtcttccggTGGCTTCGGTGTCGGCCTCTACGCTGTTATCCTGGTCGGTGGTGCCGTCGCTTACGCGGCGTACAACTACATGCAGGCTCAGCAGAGTCAGCAGTAG